In one Parabacteroides sp. FAFU027 genomic region, the following are encoded:
- a CDS encoding right-handed parallel beta-helix repeat-containing protein — MKKQSKALLALLLLGMSTTFTQAADIWVSPKGDDANPGTAAQPVKSLIIALRNGSELRRTHKLQPNEPVNILLKGGVYSSEEPLFIRPEDSGSPTSPTVIQAVKGEKPVISGGVSVTNWEKAGNVAELPAEAQGKVWVAKAPRVGGRLLEFRQLWVNDKKAVRAQTPEWQQMNRIIRWDKKKAICWIPTPKYGKWEDTKQLEMIIHQWWEIAILRVKSVEIHGDSTCLSFYEPESRVQNEHPWPAPFMSKKDGNSPFYLANSIRFLNTPGEWYEDLEKGLVYYYPREGENMHKAEIIAPNLENIVNIKGTPDRQVSNIQFKGITFEHAAWMRPSRAGHVPLQAGMYMLDAYSIEKEKGTDERPDLTNLAWLGRPTAGVTVMNANNISFNRCVFQHMAFAGLDFVRGTSYDTVEGCVFKDMGGNGLQIGLFSDEAYETHRAYNPQDMRDVCQYERIANNYVTDCANEDWGCVGIGAGHVRNINIEHNEVYDVYYTGISMGWQWNKRLNCMRNNRVFANLVHHYAKQMYDVAGIYTLSPQPGSEIYENCVYDLVKAPYPHDPKHCFYLYTDEGSSYIRVHDNWTEVAKFLQNANGPGNEWTNNGPDVSLEIKNRAGITPEYQDIKSVK; from the coding sequence ATGAAAAAACAATCCAAAGCACTCCTCGCCTTACTTTTATTGGGCATGAGTACCACTTTTACACAAGCTGCCGACATCTGGGTTTCGCCCAAAGGCGATGATGCTAATCCCGGCACAGCGGCACAGCCGGTTAAATCTCTCATCATTGCTCTCCGCAATGGCAGCGAACTTCGCCGTACCCATAAACTTCAACCCAATGAACCGGTAAATATACTTCTCAAGGGTGGAGTCTATAGCTCCGAAGAGCCGTTGTTTATTCGTCCGGAAGATTCGGGAAGCCCGACATCTCCCACTGTGATTCAGGCGGTGAAAGGGGAGAAGCCTGTGATTTCAGGAGGCGTTTCTGTGACCAATTGGGAGAAGGCGGGCAACGTAGCCGAACTTCCGGCTGAGGCACAAGGCAAAGTGTGGGTGGCGAAAGCTCCCCGCGTGGGCGGACGTCTTTTAGAATTCCGTCAGCTTTGGGTAAATGATAAAAAAGCCGTTCGCGCTCAGACTCCGGAATGGCAACAGATGAACCGTATCATTCGTTGGGACAAGAAGAAAGCGATTTGCTGGATTCCTACTCCGAAATACGGCAAGTGGGAAGATACCAAACAGCTCGAAATGATTATTCACCAGTGGTGGGAGATTGCCATCCTGCGCGTGAAGAGTGTCGAGATTCACGGAGACAGCACCTGCCTCAGCTTTTACGAACCCGAGAGCCGCGTACAGAATGAGCACCCGTGGCCCGCGCCGTTTATGTCTAAAAAGGACGGAAACTCACCGTTCTATCTCGCCAATTCTATCCGCTTCCTCAATACGCCGGGTGAATGGTACGAAGACCTTGAGAAAGGGCTCGTGTACTACTATCCCCGCGAAGGAGAGAATATGCACAAGGCGGAAATCATTGCTCCGAATCTTGAAAACATTGTCAATATAAAAGGAACCCCTGACCGTCAGGTCTCAAACATTCAGTTTAAGGGTATCACCTTTGAGCACGCAGCGTGGATGCGTCCGTCGCGTGCCGGTCACGTGCCTTTGCAGGCGGGAATGTACATGCTCGACGCTTACAGTATTGAAAAAGAAAAAGGCACCGACGAACGTCCCGACCTGACCAACCTGGCCTGGCTGGGTCGCCCCACGGCGGGAGTGACGGTGATGAATGCCAATAACATTTCGTTTAACCGTTGTGTCTTCCAGCACATGGCCTTCGCCGGACTCGACTTCGTGCGCGGCACTTCTTACGATACCGTGGAAGGTTGCGTTTTCAAAGATATGGGAGGAAACGGGTTGCAAATCGGTCTCTTCTCCGATGAAGCTTATGAGACTCACCGCGCCTACAATCCGCAGGATATGCGCGACGTTTGCCAGTACGAACGCATCGCCAACAACTACGTGACCGACTGTGCCAACGAAGACTGGGGCTGTGTCGGTATCGGTGCTGGCCACGTGCGCAACATCAACATCGAGCACAACGAAGTATATGACGTTTACTACACCGGCATCAGCATGGGTTGGCAGTGGAACAAGCGACTGAACTGTATGCGCAACAACCGCGTCTTCGCTAACCTCGTTCACCATTATGCCAAGCAGATGTACGACGTGGCGGGCATCTATACCTTGTCACCGCAGCCCGGTTCGGAGATTTACGAGAACTGTGTCTATGACCTGGTCAAGGCTCCGTATCCGCATGACCCGAAACACTGTTTCTATCTCTATACCGATGAAGGCTCCAGTTACATCCGTGTCCACGACAACTGGACCGAAGTGGCGAAGTTTCTTCAGAACGCCAATGGCCCCGGCAACGAATGGACCAACAACGGCCCCGATGTTTCCCTGGAAATAAAGAACAGGGCGGGCATTACTCCGGAATATCAGGATATAAAAAGCGTTAAGTAG
- a CDS encoding amylo-alpha-1,6-glucosidase, which yields MPGIISAQKATWMWYPGDFEIWLGNEMQNRRTERGAFFPPFWKMDSHYVLIDFHKNFELTAPEEIEIAVEGRYNVKLDGKLVFGSPTKMTIPAGKHQLNIKVHNQTNVPAVYIKGKTLVSDDSWLCTYEDKEWIDESGKASDQSGTIFLNAATWNFDDAQTPPSKYQLARKAISAKKAEKSGKSLVVDFGKETFGYVKLHGLKGKGTVNVYYGESREEALATGTCETLDRKNIDSAQPATLTLEGSRAFRYVNVECDGSVQLDSVSMDYEYQPLTYKGSFRCNDNQINKIWDVAAYTMHLTTREFFIDGIKRDRWIWSGDAYQSYLMNYYLFNDDATVRRTLWALRGKDPVTSHTNTIMDYTFYWFLGIYDYYQYTGDEKFIAQAYPRMVSMMDYVLGRRNANGMLEGLAGDWQFIDWADKLSKKGEVSFEQLLFTRSLEAMSTCARIANDKAGQEKYAKLAADMKDKFFKTFWSEDKKALIHNRVNGQLTDNVTRYSNMFAIFFNYFTEKQKQEVKQSVLLNDKIQKITTPYMRFYELEALCSMGEQSYVLKEVKDYWGGMLNLGATSFWEEYNPAKKDADHYAMYGRPFGKSLCHAWGASPIYLLGKYYLGVKPTSPAYQTYLIEPKLGGLQWMEGDVPTHTGKIHVYCNTKEIKVKSDTGTGTLRINSKSKPSSKSATIVAKGNGVFEMTVEKGKEYLVKYQAK from the coding sequence ATGCCCGGAATAATCTCCGCCCAAAAAGCCACCTGGATGTGGTATCCCGGTGACTTCGAAATCTGGCTCGGTAATGAAATGCAGAACCGCCGCACCGAAAGGGGCGCTTTCTTCCCTCCGTTTTGGAAAATGGACAGCCACTACGTGCTGATTGATTTCCACAAAAATTTCGAACTAACAGCTCCCGAGGAGATCGAGATAGCGGTGGAAGGCCGTTACAACGTAAAGCTCGACGGCAAACTGGTTTTCGGTTCGCCTACAAAAATGACCATCCCTGCCGGTAAGCACCAGCTCAATATCAAAGTGCACAATCAGACCAATGTGCCAGCCGTTTACATCAAGGGAAAAACCTTGGTGTCGGATGACAGTTGGCTCTGTACCTACGAAGACAAGGAGTGGATTGACGAATCAGGCAAGGCTTCCGACCAGTCGGGAACCATCTTCCTCAATGCCGCTACCTGGAACTTTGACGATGCACAAACTCCTCCCTCAAAATATCAATTGGCTCGCAAAGCCATTTCCGCTAAGAAAGCGGAGAAAAGCGGCAAGTCGCTGGTTGTTGATTTTGGCAAAGAGACTTTCGGCTATGTGAAGCTCCACGGACTGAAAGGAAAAGGAACAGTCAATGTCTATTACGGAGAATCGCGTGAAGAGGCATTGGCTACCGGAACCTGTGAGACGCTTGACCGCAAAAATATAGACAGCGCGCAACCTGCAACATTGACGTTGGAGGGTTCACGCGCTTTCCGTTACGTGAATGTGGAATGCGACGGTTCGGTGCAGCTCGATTCTGTCTCGATGGATTACGAATACCAACCATTGACCTACAAAGGAAGTTTCCGTTGCAACGACAATCAGATTAACAAAATCTGGGACGTGGCGGCTTACACCATGCACCTCACTACCCGCGAATTCTTCATCGACGGTATCAAGCGCGACCGCTGGATTTGGTCGGGCGATGCGTACCAAAGCTACCTGATGAACTACTACCTCTTCAATGATGATGCAACCGTAAGACGAACTTTATGGGCTTTGCGCGGCAAAGATCCCGTGACCAGCCACACCAATACCATCATGGATTATACCTTCTACTGGTTCCTCGGAATTTACGATTACTACCAGTACACCGGCGATGAAAAATTCATTGCGCAGGCATATCCGCGCATGGTGTCGATGATGGATTACGTGCTGGGACGCCGCAATGCGAATGGCATGTTGGAAGGACTGGCCGGTGACTGGCAGTTTATCGACTGGGCGGATAAGCTAAGCAAAAAAGGAGAGGTGAGTTTCGAGCAATTGCTCTTTACCCGCAGTCTCGAAGCCATGTCCACCTGTGCCCGCATTGCCAATGACAAAGCCGGTCAGGAGAAATACGCAAAACTGGCCGCTGATATGAAAGATAAATTCTTCAAAACCTTCTGGTCGGAGGATAAGAAAGCCCTTATCCACAACCGGGTGAATGGCCAGTTGACTGACAATGTGACCCGTTACTCCAATATGTTTGCCATCTTCTTCAACTATTTCACCGAAAAACAAAAACAGGAGGTGAAGCAGTCGGTATTGCTCAACGATAAGATTCAAAAAATCACCACGCCTTACATGCGTTTCTACGAATTGGAAGCGTTGTGTTCGATGGGTGAGCAGTCTTATGTATTGAAAGAGGTGAAGGATTACTGGGGCGGCATGCTCAATCTCGGTGCGACCTCTTTCTGGGAAGAGTACAATCCTGCGAAGAAAGATGCCGACCACTATGCGATGTACGGTCGTCCGTTCGGAAAAAGCCTTTGCCATGCCTGGGGAGCCAGCCCGATTTATCTTTTGGGTAAATATTACCTCGGTGTGAAACCGACCTCTCCAGCTTACCAAACTTACCTGATTGAGCCGAAACTCGGCGGCCTGCAATGGATGGAAGGTGATGTTCCAACGCATACCGGTAAAATCCATGTCTATTGCAACACCAAAGAAATCAAGGTGAAATCAGATACCGGAA
- a CDS encoding sodium:solute symporter family transporter, whose protein sequence is MNNLLSHFQTLDYIIIAVYMLVLIGIGYWASFIKKKKENENMFLAEHSLGWPAIGLNMWGTNVGPSMLLASASAGYTTGIASGNFAWYAFIFILMLAVVFAPRYLGAKVSTLPEYMGKRFGQSTRHLLAWYTLITILISWLSLGLFAGGIMVKQLLGIPMWTSIMIMVVLATALTAAGGLKAIAYTSVFQMLLLIAVSLTLTLIGLYKVGGPSELFHQTPLHYWNLFLPNSDKDFPWLAIVLGYPVMGVWFWCTEQSMVQSVLGAKSLKQGQLGASFIGWLKILDVPLFILPGILCFVLFPHLTNPDEAYLVLVTNLFPMGMKGLIIVVLLAALVGNVGSSLNSVSTVYTMDIYLKKHKPNATNAEIIKIGRWVTVVSAIVAVVIALAIDGIKGLNLFNVFQSVLGFLAPPMTVTFLFAVLWKKTSRKAINWVLTGGTAFCLIIGILYYFKVILTGLHFMYLSFFLFVLLSVFVIIYSLLERKKEEEVSALQFTPMKTAFAVRASWIILSIVMVVLYFIFNNH, encoded by the coding sequence ATGAATAACCTACTGAGTCATTTTCAGACATTAGATTACATTATTATTGCCGTGTATATGTTGGTTCTGATCGGGATCGGCTATTGGGCGAGTTTTATCAAAAAGAAAAAAGAGAACGAGAATATGTTCCTTGCCGAGCACTCGCTCGGTTGGCCGGCTATCGGACTGAACATGTGGGGAACCAATGTGGGCCCCTCTATGCTGTTGGCATCGGCGAGTGCGGGATACACGACCGGAATTGCATCCGGTAATTTTGCCTGGTACGCCTTTATCTTTATCCTGATGCTGGCGGTGGTTTTTGCGCCGCGTTACCTGGGGGCGAAGGTTTCGACGTTGCCTGAATACATGGGAAAACGCTTCGGACAGTCCACCCGTCACCTGCTCGCGTGGTACACATTGATTACTATCCTGATTTCTTGGCTTTCGCTCGGCCTTTTTGCCGGGGGAATCATGGTGAAACAGCTTCTTGGCATCCCGATGTGGACATCCATTATGATTATGGTGGTGCTGGCAACGGCACTGACGGCTGCCGGTGGTTTGAAGGCGATTGCCTACACCAGCGTTTTCCAGATGCTGTTGCTGATTGCCGTTTCACTGACATTGACATTAATCGGTCTTTATAAAGTAGGCGGTCCTTCTGAACTCTTCCATCAAACGCCTTTGCATTACTGGAATCTTTTCCTGCCCAATTCCGATAAAGACTTCCCGTGGTTAGCCATTGTGCTGGGCTATCCGGTGATGGGAGTCTGGTTTTGGTGTACCGAGCAGTCGATGGTGCAGTCGGTATTGGGTGCGAAGAGCCTCAAACAGGGCCAATTGGGCGCAAGCTTTATCGGTTGGTTGAAGATACTCGATGTGCCTTTGTTTATCCTTCCCGGTATCCTTTGCTTTGTGCTGTTTCCGCATTTGACCAACCCCGATGAAGCTTATCTGGTGCTGGTGACCAACCTCTTCCCGATGGGGATGAAAGGGCTGATTATCGTGGTGCTTTTGGCGGCATTGGTGGGGAATGTGGGTTCGTCGCTCAACTCCGTGAGTACTGTTTATACGATGGATATTTACCTGAAAAAACATAAACCCAATGCCACTAATGCCGAGATTATCAAAATCGGTCGTTGGGTGACTGTTGTAAGTGCCATTGTGGCGGTGGTCATTGCGTTGGCCATTGACGGAATCAAGGGATTGAATCTCTTCAACGTTTTCCAGTCGGTGCTGGGCTTTCTGGCTCCGCCGATGACGGTGACTTTCCTCTTTGCCGTATTGTGGAAAAAGACTTCGCGCAAAGCCATCAACTGGGTGTTGACGGGGGGGACTGCATTCTGTCTTATTATCGGTATTTTGTACTACTTTAAGGTGATATTGACCGGTCTGCACTTCATGTATCTGTCGTTCTTCCTCTTTGTCCTGCTTTCCGTTTTCGTCATCATTTATTCTTTATTGGAAAGGAAAAAAGAAGAAGAGGTCAGCGCTCTTCAGTTCACTCCGATGAAGACCGCTTTTGCAGTGAGAGCTTCATGGATTATACTGAGCATTGTGATGGTGGTGTTGTATTTTATTTTCAATAATCACTAA
- a CDS encoding vitamin B12 dependent-methionine synthase activation domain-containing protein produces MYQQTLSPHDLSIRRSEIWLTMGYLGAEPTQDVEEMMENLLQQAYEVCRPQVGYVVKDGAVIDPRHIRIEDHTFKPGRTITKYLDDSTRFGVFVATAGEEFEQWASSLNDIVHTYMADAIGSVIAEAAVEYITEKIRETALSIGQNISNNYSPGYCGWSVAEQKSIFALLPEGFCGISLNDSCLMHPIKSVSGIVAIGNQVEWRDYQCGICHLIDCVKRKVKR; encoded by the coding sequence ATGTACCAACAAACCCTTTCCCCTCACGACCTATCCATCCGCCGGAGTGAAATCTGGCTTACGATGGGATATCTCGGGGCAGAACCGACTCAAGATGTAGAAGAAATGATGGAAAATCTTCTTCAACAGGCGTATGAGGTTTGCCGGCCGCAGGTAGGATATGTGGTGAAGGATGGAGCGGTGATTGACCCGCGTCACATTCGGATTGAAGACCATACTTTCAAGCCCGGGCGCACCATCACCAAGTATCTGGATGATTCCACTCGGTTTGGCGTTTTTGTAGCCACGGCGGGGGAGGAGTTTGAGCAATGGGCATCGTCGCTGAATGATATTGTACATACCTATATGGCAGATGCCATCGGTTCGGTGATTGCCGAAGCCGCTGTAGAGTACATTACGGAAAAAATCAGGGAAACGGCTTTATCGATCGGGCAAAACATCAGTAACAACTACAGCCCCGGCTATTGCGGATGGAGTGTGGCCGAACAGAAATCTATTTTCGCCCTTTTGCCGGAAGGATTCTGTGGCATTTCGCTCAATGATTCCTGCCTGATGCACCCCATCAAGTCGGTCAGCGGCATTGTCGCTATCGGCAATCAGGTAGAATGGCGCGATTACCAGTGCGGCATCTGTCACCTGATTGATTGCGTGAAGCGGAAGGTGAAACGGTGA
- a CDS encoding alpha-xylosidase gives MRQTHNYTVDFLDFDPDGKGNERLWRACKPAAITTAANGDLLVTVPFQAQKQTTEIAADTTIPRKDYTLRLRAYGDKILRFSIGIDEEVAEESLMLELDPALTIHPLSYEIKGETWVVTDFKGVKKAVFDLSNPVLDHWSDLLPAPDETLNVVFYPDGKKAVPISAYDQFQPARHDAMALAFVEKEGVADRMTTAFHAAADEIFCGTGERFAKLDLSGKTLQLENQDGQGVNSRRTYKNIPFYLSGKGYGAFMHTSAYTKLSLADISTRSVQWMVEQPCVDLFLIGGDSPEEILRGYRQLTGFPTMPPLWSFGTWMSRMTYFSADEVETICNRLRKEDYPCDVIHLDTGWFKTDWLCEWKFNDERFPDPEGFIKGLKDNGFRVSLWQLPYIAFAAEQLKEAVDNNYICKVQGERATDGSNFGALDYAGTIDFTYPAAVEWYKGLLKKLLDMGVVCIKTDFGEDIHLDADYHSMAPKLLHNLYALLYQKAAYEITKEVVGDGIVWARAGWAGCQRYPLHWGGDAACSWDGLAGSLKGGLHLGLSGFGFWSHDVPGFHSVPDFMNSVISDELYVRWTQFGVFSSHLRYHGTSKREPYEFPNISGIVRKWLKLRYALIPYLLEQSKKTTETGYPVLRALIFHHLDDKMCQHIDDQYYFGDDIMVAPVMNDHNHRDIYLPKGQWVNLFSGKFSEGGHWLHNYECPLDEMPVWVKAGVKLSLYPEAVSCTDEMDMEKVIKVKMDESFHGIFKTLSYLEK, from the coding sequence ATGCGACAAACACACAACTATACCGTCGATTTCCTCGATTTCGACCCCGACGGGAAAGGCAACGAACGCCTCTGGCGTGCCTGCAAACCCGCTGCAATCACGACCGCTGCGAATGGCGACCTGCTCGTGACCGTACCTTTTCAGGCACAAAAGCAGACTACCGAAATCGCTGCCGATACCACCATTCCAAGAAAAGATTACACCCTTCGTCTGCGTGCTTACGGCGATAAGATTCTTCGCTTCTCCATCGGCATAGATGAAGAGGTGGCCGAAGAGTCGCTGATGCTGGAGCTTGACCCGGCGTTGACCATCCATCCTCTTTCTTATGAAATCAAGGGTGAAACCTGGGTGGTTACCGATTTCAAAGGCGTAAAGAAAGCCGTTTTCGACCTTTCCAATCCCGTACTCGACCACTGGAGCGACCTGCTTCCCGCACCCGATGAAACACTCAACGTAGTGTTTTATCCCGACGGCAAAAAGGCAGTTCCCATCAGTGCTTACGACCAGTTTCAGCCTGCCCGCCACGATGCGATGGCGCTGGCTTTCGTGGAAAAAGAGGGAGTGGCAGACCGCATGACGACCGCTTTTCATGCCGCTGCTGATGAAATCTTTTGCGGCACCGGCGAACGTTTTGCCAAGCTTGACCTTTCCGGCAAAACCCTGCAACTTGAAAATCAGGACGGTCAGGGCGTAAACAGCCGCCGTACCTACAAGAATATACCTTTTTACCTTTCGGGAAAAGGCTACGGTGCATTTATGCACACTTCGGCTTATACCAAACTGTCACTCGCTGACATCTCTACCCGTTCGGTGCAGTGGATGGTGGAACAACCTTGCGTGGATCTGTTCCTCATTGGCGGTGATTCGCCAGAAGAAATCCTTCGCGGTTATCGCCAGTTGACCGGCTTCCCGACCATGCCTCCGCTCTGGAGTTTCGGAACGTGGATGAGCCGCATGACCTACTTCTCAGCCGATGAAGTAGAGACTATCTGCAATCGACTTCGCAAAGAAGATTATCCCTGTGATGTGATTCACCTCGATACCGGTTGGTTCAAGACCGACTGGCTCTGCGAGTGGAAGTTCAACGACGAACGTTTCCCCGATCCGGAAGGATTCATCAAAGGGCTAAAAGATAACGGTTTCCGTGTGAGTCTGTGGCAGTTGCCCTACATCGCGTTTGCCGCCGAACAGTTGAAAGAGGCGGTGGATAACAACTACATCTGCAAGGTACAGGGCGAACGCGCTACCGATGGTTCAAACTTCGGTGCGCTGGATTATGCCGGAACCATTGACTTTACCTATCCCGCAGCGGTGGAGTGGTACAAAGGGTTACTCAAAAAACTCCTCGATATGGGCGTGGTCTGCATCAAGACCGACTTCGGTGAAGACATTCACCTCGATGCCGATTACCATTCGATGGCGCCGAAGTTGTTGCACAACCTTTATGCACTGCTTTACCAGAAAGCCGCTTACGAAATCACCAAAGAGGTGGTGGGTGACGGCATCGTGTGGGCGCGTGCCGGCTGGGCAGGATGCCAGCGCTACCCGTTGCACTGGGGTGGTGATGCAGCCTGCTCGTGGGACGGATTGGCCGGTTCGCTGAAGGGCGGCTTGCACCTGGGACTCTCCGGATTCGGATTCTGGAGCCACGATGTGCCGGGCTTCCACAGCGTACCCGACTTTATGAACTCCGTGATTTCGGATGAATTGTATGTCCGCTGGACACAGTTCGGCGTGTTTAGTTCGCACCTCCGCTACCACGGAACTTCAAAACGCGAACCGTATGAATTCCCCAATATTTCGGGTATCGTACGCAAATGGTTGAAACTACGTTACGCATTGATTCCTTATTTATTGGAACAAAGTAAGAAGACAACCGAAACCGGTTATCCGGTATTGCGCGCCCTGATTTTCCATCATCTGGATGATAAAATGTGCCAGCATATCGACGACCAATACTACTTCGGTGACGATATAATGGTGGCTCCGGTGATGAATGACCACAACCACCGCGATATCTATTTACCCAAAGGACAATGGGTGAACCTATTTTCCGGTAAATTCTCCGAAGGCGGTCACTGGCTTCACAACTACGAATGTCCGCTCGACGAAATGCCGGTGTGGGTAAAAGCCGGAGTGAAGCTTTCACTTTACCCTGAAGCGGTAAGTTGCACCGACGAGATGGATATGGAGAAAGTCATTAAGGTGAAGATGGACGAAAGCTTCCACGGAATCTTCAAAACACTGTCTTATTTAGAGAAATAA
- a CDS encoding Gfo/Idh/MocA family protein: protein MKKIAILGLGEGRSTMSAALQSDKLELVKVCDRNEELCKHRAKEFDFHQYTTEYQDLLSDPEIDIIAIYTPDKFHAEHIKMALEAGKNVVCTKPLIDDLAKAKELLELCEKSGKRVFVGQSSRFFEPMKRQRADFEAGEIGELVTVEAYYHADHRWFLGKGWSLEKAFKWLYGGMSHPVDLVRWYLPDIEEVMGYGMLSPNGKAGGLKNNDTMHFIFKAADGRVARASGVYTGPVQPTVRDSEMSCILRGTEGCSQGDYMDLRYAITTKTGEEKLITFDHKLKHFFRFEGKSHHAGEYQNYLEYFVDCLESGKTAYPDLKEGIGTVAVMQAMDLSMELGRPVKIKEILEKYDLL, encoded by the coding sequence ATGAAAAAAATAGCAATTCTAGGTCTCGGTGAAGGCCGCAGCACCATGTCCGCTGCATTACAAAGTGACAAACTGGAGCTTGTTAAAGTGTGTGACAGGAACGAAGAGTTGTGTAAACATCGCGCCAAGGAGTTCGATTTTCACCAGTACACAACAGAATATCAGGATTTGCTTAGCGATCCGGAGATTGATATTATTGCCATTTACACACCGGATAAGTTTCATGCCGAACACATCAAGATGGCGTTAGAGGCTGGCAAAAATGTGGTGTGCACCAAGCCGTTGATTGACGATTTGGCCAAAGCCAAAGAGTTGCTGGAGCTTTGCGAAAAGAGCGGCAAGAGAGTCTTCGTTGGCCAGAGCAGCCGTTTCTTCGAACCGATGAAACGCCAGCGTGCAGACTTCGAAGCCGGGGAAATCGGCGAATTGGTGACTGTGGAAGCTTATTACCACGCCGACCACCGTTGGTTTCTGGGTAAAGGCTGGTCATTGGAAAAAGCCTTCAAGTGGTTATACGGTGGCATGAGCCATCCGGTGGATTTGGTACGTTGGTATCTGCCCGACATCGAAGAGGTGATGGGCTACGGAATGCTCAGCCCTAACGGTAAAGCGGGTGGATTGAAGAACAACGACACGATGCACTTTATCTTCAAGGCGGCCGATGGTCGCGTGGCTCGTGCAAGCGGCGTCTATACCGGGCCGGTGCAGCCGACGGTGCGCGACAGTGAAATGAGCTGCATTCTCCGCGGAACGGAAGGTTGCAGCCAGGGTGACTACATGGATTTGCGCTATGCCATCACTACTAAAACCGGAGAAGAGAAACTGATCACTTTTGACCATAAACTGAAACATTTCTTCCGTTTCGAAGGGAAATCACACCATGCCGGAGAGTATCAAAACTACCTCGAGTATTTCGTGGATTGCCTCGAATCAGGTAAAACCGCTTATCCTGACCTGAAAGAGGGTATCGGAACTGTTGCGGTCATGCAGGCAATGGATCTTTCCATGGAACTTGGCCGTCCGGTGAAGATTAAAGAGATTCTGGAGAAATATGATCTTTTGTAG